One genomic window of Hippocampus zosterae strain Florida chromosome 12, ASM2543408v3, whole genome shotgun sequence includes the following:
- the LOC127611441 gene encoding ecto-NOX disulfide-thiol exchanger 1-like, protein MTSQRSAAAAAATSEAAASNGPAPPPAWASSLDFPPARATPLGLEPVGARSEPPPTAPGNSAGVKETIRRNGCTLFPQNPALPPPSTRPRPPGCKTVFVGGLPENAGDDVIREVFGPCGHIVALRKSKKNFCHIRFSHEFMVDQALRLSGYRLRLGSGADKKDSGKLHVDFAQARDDQYEWECRQRLLRGEERQRGSTPAPPFSERGAAVLAECLKDKHGLGRAAPVLLRWLDGGQVTGASANRVYALLQSVNAHAARLRRDAAQQRLALRRAKAAFRAALAAILLQLDQVSSVLVASSRQKSRDHFTKAQRKNIDMWTRRCQADSEDVSRLRRQDDDWDEDEDEDEDEDEDDRGPWRKKMKTMKTCAGDRDGEPRAIPFEEEAELLSQEAELQSLRQMRQVWSLGDEPAGREAELQRAGAEAYFPEGAPEQVDGRRETGRGGGGGGVLVSEKEALLLGVMSAFLHVHPFGANLEYLCSYVHTLDSQVSSRQLERLMARLPLMFRQELSGVGATLEKRWKFCGFEGLRSG, encoded by the exons ATGACCTCGCAGAGgagcgcggcggcggccgccgctaCGTCCGAAGCCGCTGCGTCCAATGGCCCGGCGCCTCCTCCTGCGTGGGCCTCGTCTCTCGACTTCCCGCCCGCCCGGGCCACCCCATTAG GCCTCGAGCCGGTCGGCGCTCGGTCGGAGCCCCCGCCGACGGCGCCGGGCAACTCGGCGGGCGTCAAGGAGACGATCCGCCGCAACGGCTGCACGCTCTTCCCGCAGAACCCCG CGCTGCCCCCCCCGTCCACCCGGCCGCGCCCCCCCGGCTGCAAGACGGTGTTTGTGGGCGGGCTTCCCGAGAACGCCGGCGACGACGTCATCAGGGAAGTCTTTGGCCCCTGCGGCCACATCGTGGCCTTGCGCAAGAGCAAGAAGAACTTTTGCCACATTCGCTTCAGCCACGAGTTCATGGTGGACCAGGCGCTGCGCTTGTCAG GCTACCGCCTCCGTCTGGGCTCCGGCGCGGACAAGAAAGACTCGGGCAAGCTCCACGTGGACTTTGCGCAGGCTCGAGACGACCAGTACGAGTGGGAGTGCCGGCAGAGGCTCCTCCGAGGGGAGGAACGCCAGCGGGGGTCCACGCCGGCCCCGCCCTTCTCGGAGCGCGGGGCCGCCGTCTTGGCCGAGTGCCTGAAAG ACAAGCACGGCTTGGGCCGGGCGGCGCCGGTGCTCCTGCGGTGGCTGGACGGCGGCCAGGTGACCGGCGCCAGCGCCAACCGCGTCTACGCTTTGTTGCAGAGCGTCAACGCGCACGCCGCAAGACTGCGCCGGGACGCCGCTCAGCAGCGGCTGGCGCTACGCAGGGCGAAGGCCGCCTTCCGCGCCGCGCTCGCCGCCATACTCCTGCAGc TGGACCAGGTCTCGTCCGTATTGGTGGCGTCGAGCCGACAAAAGTCTCGGGACCACTTCACCAAAGCTCAGCGCAAGAACATTGACATGTGGACCAGGCGCTGTCAG GCGGACAGCGAGGACGTGTCGCGCCTCAGACGTCAGGACGACGACTGGGACGAAGACGaagacgaggacgaggacgaggacgaggacgaccGAGGTCCTtggaggaagaagatgaagacgaTGAAGACGTGCGCCGGCGACCGAGACGGTGAGCCGCGCGCGATCCCGtttgaggaggaggcggagcttcTGAGCCAAGAGGCGGAGTTGCAGAGCCTGCGGCAAATGCGACAG GTGTGGAGCCTCGGGGACGAGCCGGCGGGCCGGGAGGCGGAGTTACAGCGGGCCGGCGCCGAAGCTTACTTCCCGGAGGGGGCGCCGGAGCAG GTGGACGGCCGCAGAGAGACGGGACGaggcggaggcggcggaggcGTCCTGGTCTCGGAGAAAGAGGCCCTGCTCCTGG gCGTCATGTCGGCTTTCCTGCACGTTCATCCGTTCGGGGCCAACCTGGAATACTTGTGCTCCTACGTGCACACGCTGGACTCGCAG GTGTCGTCGCGGCAGCTGGAGCGCCTGATGGCCCGCCTCCCCCTCATGTTCCGCCAGGAGCTGAGCGGCGTGGGCGCCACGCTGGAGAAGCGCTGGAAGTTCTGCGGCTTCGAGGGCCTGCGGTCCGGATGA